The genomic interval GCTGGCGGCCTCGGGCCGGCGCTGCGCCTGCAGCAGGGCGGACGTGTGCTCGCCGCGGCAGCAGTACGAGGCATCCAGTACGACGACCCCGGACGCCGCGCCGGTCGACGGACCGGCCGCCGCCGCGGTCGACGTGCCCACCGCCGAGCCGGTCGAAGCAGCCGGACCGACGGTCGAAGCCGGTACCCCGGCCGAGGACGTCGTACCGGAGAACGAGAGCCGCGAGGAGCGGAGGGCCCGGAAACCGCGCCGGCGCCGCCGCCTGCACCACGACGACGAGGGAGAAACCCGGCAGTGAGATTCCGCAGGTCGACCGTACTGGTGGCAGCTCTTGCGGTCCTGGCGAGCGGATGTGGGGTGGCCAGTCGCGCCCAGAACGCCGGTGACGGTCCCGAGGTGCCCGGCATCGGCGGCAATCCGCCCAGCGCACCCGTAGGCCCCATTCCGGCCGGGCTGGAGAAGTTCTACCAGCAGAAGCCGGACTGGGAGCGCTGCGGCTCCAACCAGCAGTGCGCGACCATTCTCGTCCCGCTCGATTACACCAAGCCGACCGGCCAGACCATCGAGCTGCGGGCGCGGAAGGTGCTGGCCCGGGACCGCGGCGGACGGATCGGCACGCTGTTCATCAACCCGGGCGGTCCGGGCGCCTCCGGGCAGGACTTCGCGGGGCAGGCGCCGATGCTGTTCGGCTCGTCGCTGCTGCGGAAGTTCGACATCATCGGCTGGGATCCGCGCGGCGTCGGCGAGTCGACGCCGGTCAAGTGCCTGGACACCGAGCAGCTGGACACGATGATCGCGGCCGACGGCAGCCCGGACGACGCGGCCGAGGTCACCGACCTGGACAAGGAGGCGAAGGCCTTCGCCGCCGCCTGCGAGCAGCGTTCCGGTCGTCTGCTGCCGCATCTGTCCACCAAGGACGCGGCGCGCGACATCGACGTACTGCGAGGCATCGTCGGCGACCCGCAGCTGTACTACATGGGGATGTCCTACGGCACCTACCTCGGTGCGACGTACGCCGAGCTGTTCCCGAAGAACGTCGGCCGGATGGTGCTGGACGGCGCGATCGACCCGTCGATCACCAACGAGCAGATGGGGATCGCGCAGGCGAAGGGCTTCGACACGGCGCTGGACGCGTTCACGGAGGACTGCGCGCAGCGGTCCTGCAAGCTCGGCAGCAGCAAGACCGAGATCTTGGCGAAGATCGACCAGCTGATCAAGGACAGCGACGCGAATCCGCTGCCCGGCGACGGAAAACGCCAGGTCACGCAGGCCTTGGTGATCCTCGGCCTGATCTACCCGCTGTACCTGAAGGACTTCTGGCCGCGGCTCGAGGACGCCGTCGCCGACGGGCTCGCCGGGAACGGCGCCCGCCTGCTCGCGCTCGCCGACGAGTACACCGACCGTCAGCCGAGCGGGTACGCCGACAACTCGAACGAGGTCAATATCGCGATCAACTGCCTGGATCACCCGGACTTCACCTCGATCGCGCAGATCGAGGCGAACGTGGCGACGTACAAGGCGGCGTCACCGCGGTTCGGCGAGTTCCTGGCGTGGTCGTCGGTGTCGTGCGCGAACTGGCCGGTGAAGGCGGTGAACCAGCCGCACAAGATCAAGGCGCCCGGTGCGAAGCCGATCATGGTCCTCGGCACGACCCGCGACCCGGCCACGCCGTACGAGTGGGCGGTCGGCCTGGCGCACCAGCTGGAAAGCGGTGTCCTGGTGACGCGGGACGGCGACGGGCACACGGCGTACCTGTCCGGCAACGCCTGTGTGAAGAACGTCGTCGAGAGCTACCTCGTGCAGGGCAACACGCCCGCTGCCGATATCAAGTGTTAGTTCGGGCGGGTGTCGCCGGACGCGACCGGCAGTTTGAGCGTGTCGGTCGCGTGCTGGAGCACGGCGCGCAGGCCGGCCTCGTCCTGCGGGCGGCCGCCGACGGTGATCTCGACCGCTGAGGTCTTGCCGCCGTCGATCGAGACCCAGCGCGACAGGCCCATCCGCGGCCCGCGGGCCTGATCGGTGTACGTGTAGACGAGGGTGCCGTCGTCCCGGCTGAGGACCTGCAGGTTGCGCTCGTCGATGCTGTGCTCGCGGGCCGCGACCAGCTGGTCCGGGGTCTGCTTGCTGCCCCGCGTGTCGAACCGGATCTGCCAGACACCGGTCGGGTCCAGGAACTTCGGCCGGGTGCCGTCCTGGGCGCTCTTCCACCCGGTCGGGACCTCGGCGGACACCGGGTCGTCGTCGGTGCCGAAGTTCTGCACGGCGTACTGCAGCGAGTCGGGCTGGAGACAGGTGGCACAGGCCGGGGCGCTGGGCGGAGCCGAGCTCACGATCCCCACCGAGGTGTCATTGGCGGCGAACGGGTTGCCGCCGTTGATGGCGAGCACCGTGCCGAACACGGCTACTCCGACGGTCATTCCCGCCAGTGTCATCAGCAGCGCCTGGTGCCTGGGCGTGAGCATCCCGACCTCGCTTCCCTCTCTCCCGCCCGATTATCGCCGACGAGAGGGGCGTCATCGCAAACCCACGCGTACGCTGGCACGTCGTGGAGATGTCCGAACCCGCGTTCCAGCAGGCTTTGCAGCGGTACAACGACGGTACGGCGGAGCGCGCCGACCTGAAACTGCTCACCAAGGAATTGCTGAAAATCCTGGTCGCGAAGGCTCCAGGTCACGCCGTCGAGGTCCGCGTCCCGCCGTACGGCGCCGTGCAATGCATCGAGGGCCCGCGACACACCCGTGGTACGCCGGGTGCGGTGATCGAACTCCCGCCGGAACTGTGGATCGACGTCGCGCTCGGCCGCACCACCTGGGCCGATGCCCGCTTGACCGGCAAACTCCGCGCCAGCGGTGAGCGCACCGACCTGAGCAGCCTGCTACCGCTGGTCCGGACGTGAATGAGCCGCGGTGCTCCCCTGCAGCACCGCGGCTCACGACTTTCGGATCAGTGGGCCGACGTGGACCAGACCGCGGTGCGGCCGTACACGATCACCAGGCGGCCGTCGTCCCGCATCTGCAGCACTGAGCCCTTCCGGACGGTCTTGCTGGACCACAGTGCCTTCTTCGCGGCGCTGTAGACGACGAAGTTGCCGTCCTGCTGCATGACGGCGTACGCGCCCTTGCTGATGGTCTTGGTGGACCAGACCGGGGTCTTGCCGTTCTTCACCATCACGAGGTTGCCGTCGGTCTGCATCTGCAGGCGGTAGACCCGGCTCGGAGAGAACAGCATGTCGTAGGGATTCAGCAGCCGGCCGGAGCCGAGCGTGCCGATCACCATGTGGCGGAACCAGACCGCCTTCTTGCGGGTGTTGTAGATCACCAGGTTGGAGTCGTTCTGCACGGCGAGGAAGGCGCCGGTGCTGCCCGCGGTGTTGCTGGCCCAGACCACCGTACGGCCGGAGATGACGACCAGGTTGCCGTCGCGCTGCATGATCAGGCTCGAGGCCTTGCGGTTCGTCATCGAGGCCCAGAGCGCGGTGCGGCCCTTGTAGAGGACGGCGTTGCCGTCGGTCTGGATGATGAGCGTGTAGATCCCGTTCGGCGAGCGACGGTACTGGCCCGGCTTCAGGTACTGGCCGGACGTGAGCAAGGACGAGACTGCGGTCGTGCTGGTGGCGGCAGCGGACGCCGTACCGGCGGCCTGTGCCGCGGACGGAACAAGCAGGGTGGCACCGGCCGCCGCGCCCGCGGCGAGCGTGGCGAGCAGCCTGGTGCCGGCCGACTTGATCGAGATCATCCGATTCTTCTTTCCTGTTCACGGGAGGGACAAGATTGACGCCCTAGGCAACCAATCGGTTCCACCGTAGGACCGGCACGGGTTCGGGCCTGGAGGTTTCGACGCTGGTCGAAAGGGTGGGCGGAAATCAGGTTCGTCCGGACAGGTCGGACCTGACACTATGGCCCGGTGGCAGCAAGTCTCCGCGCGCGACTGGCCCGGTTGCGCGTCGATCTGACCCCGTGGCGTGGTTCCCGCGACTTCCGCATCCTGCTGGTCTCGGGATCGGTGTTCTTCCTCGGCGGCATGGTCGGGTACGTCGCGCTGCCGTACCAGCTGTACCAGCTCACCGGATCGAACTTCGCCGTCGGCGCGATGGGTCTGGTGACGATCGCACCACTGGTCGTGTTCGGGCTGTACGGCGGTGCGCTCGCCGACCACGTGGAACGCCGCAAACTGCTCGTCGGCACCGGCATCGCCCAGGTCGTGATCTCGGCACTGATGGTCACGAACACCCTGCTGCCGAACCCGCAGATCTGGCTGATCTACGTCTGCGGCGCGCTGAATGCCGTCGCCTCCTCGCTGCAGCGGCCGTCCCGAGAGGCGCTACTGCCCCGCGTGGTCCGCCATCAGGAGATCCCGGCCGCCGTCGCCCTGAGCTCGCTGACGGGGCAGGTCGGCCAGCTCGCCGGTCCGGCGCTGGGCGGTGTCCTGGTCGGCACAGTGGGCGTGACCTGGGCGTTTGCGGTCGAGCTGACCGGGATCGTGTTCGCGACGTTGCTCTACACGCGGCTGGGTTCGTACCGGGCGGGTGACCACACCACCGCGCCGAGTCTGCGCGCGATCGGCGGCGGAATCGTCTACGCGTTCCGCCGCAAGGACCTGCTGGCGACGTACCTGGTGGACATGGTCGGGATGTTCCTGGCGATGCCGATCGTGCTGTTCCCGGCGTTCGCGACGGAGGTCCTGAAGGAACCGAAACTGCTCGGTCTCCTCTACAGCGCCGAGGCGATCGGGGCGATGTGCGCGAGCCTGACCAGCGGCTGGGCGAAACACGTCCATCACCAGGGGCGGGCCGTCGTACTGGCCACGATGTGCTGGGGCGCCGCGGTCGGGGTGGCGGGGCTGGCGCCGAACATCTGGTTCGCGATCGGGTTCTTCGCCCTCGCGGGCGCCGCCGACATGGTGTCGGTGCTGTTCCGCTCGGTGATCTGGAACCAGACGATCCCCGACGAGATGCGCGGCCGGCTGGCCGGGATCGAGATGCTCGGGTACTCACTCGGCCCGCTCGGCGGTCAGGCCCGCTCCGGTGTCGTCGCCGATCTCACCAGCGTCCGGACCGCGATCGTCAGCGGTGGCGCCCTCTGCGTCGTCGGCGTCGTCGCGACCGCCGGCTGGTTGCGCGAGTTCTGGCGCTACGACGCCCGTACCGACGAACACGCCGTCCGCGAAAGGGACCTCCGCGCGGCCCGTTAGGCTTCCAAGCATCATGCGTATCCTGATCGCCGCCGCGCTGGCCGCTGGACTCCTCGCGGGCTGCAGCGGTCCTGGGCAGGAGAACGCGCCGAGCGCTCCGCCGCTGGTATCGGTCTCTACGCCGGCCGCCTCGGTGACCCCGTCGGAAACGCCGTCCGAGACGCCGAGCGGGCCGGCCAAGGTCGCTGAGACGTTGTGCGTGCGGATGGACGCCACCCTGGTGCAGTCGGCGCTGGCGGTG from Kribbella sp. NBC_00709 carries:
- a CDS encoding alpha/beta hydrolase, whose translation is MRFRRSTVLVAALAVLASGCGVASRAQNAGDGPEVPGIGGNPPSAPVGPIPAGLEKFYQQKPDWERCGSNQQCATILVPLDYTKPTGQTIELRARKVLARDRGGRIGTLFINPGGPGASGQDFAGQAPMLFGSSLLRKFDIIGWDPRGVGESTPVKCLDTEQLDTMIAADGSPDDAAEVTDLDKEAKAFAAACEQRSGRLLPHLSTKDAARDIDVLRGIVGDPQLYYMGMSYGTYLGATYAELFPKNVGRMVLDGAIDPSITNEQMGIAQAKGFDTALDAFTEDCAQRSCKLGSSKTEILAKIDQLIKDSDANPLPGDGKRQVTQALVILGLIYPLYLKDFWPRLEDAVADGLAGNGARLLALADEYTDRQPSGYADNSNEVNIAINCLDHPDFTSIAQIEANVATYKAASPRFGEFLAWSSVSCANWPVKAVNQPHKIKAPGAKPIMVLGTTRDPATPYEWAVGLAHQLESGVLVTRDGDGHTAYLSGNACVKNVVESYLVQGNTPAADIKC
- a CDS encoding MFS transporter; the encoded protein is MAASLRARLARLRVDLTPWRGSRDFRILLVSGSVFFLGGMVGYVALPYQLYQLTGSNFAVGAMGLVTIAPLVVFGLYGGALADHVERRKLLVGTGIAQVVISALMVTNTLLPNPQIWLIYVCGALNAVASSLQRPSREALLPRVVRHQEIPAAVALSSLTGQVGQLAGPALGGVLVGTVGVTWAFAVELTGIVFATLLYTRLGSYRAGDHTTAPSLRAIGGGIVYAFRRKDLLATYLVDMVGMFLAMPIVLFPAFATEVLKEPKLLGLLYSAEAIGAMCASLTSGWAKHVHHQGRAVVLATMCWGAAVGVAGLAPNIWFAIGFFALAGAADMVSVLFRSVIWNQTIPDEMRGRLAGIEMLGYSLGPLGGQARSGVVADLTSVRTAIVSGGALCVVGVVATAGWLREFWRYDARTDEHAVRERDLRAAR
- a CDS encoding sterol carrier family protein — translated: MSEPAFQQALQRYNDGTAERADLKLLTKELLKILVAKAPGHAVEVRVPPYGAVQCIEGPRHTRGTPGAVIELPPELWIDVALGRTTWADARLTGKLRASGERTDLSSLLPLVRT